A window of the Thermococcus alcaliphilus genome harbors these coding sequences:
- a CDS encoding exodeoxyribonuclease VII small subunit has product MKKLGSFLIILLLGLSFVQAETVDYYKEEFTLKVKVLQNGDAQITVMTSILGPKDKIQEEIASILNQTNMSEEEAIAKFEKEQLDNYIASLANAGIRTKNQTFKLVSIKEDNFTVVFTAYAEKFAKYYSYDDYWEIVVDPTRGYGTMPVPDTGLPQKIELHNLFIIELPEGAELVEYPQAYTKEFGQSKFYVRSKVKGNKIIVSSDIYLEENLSPDGFRALFGDYNAFYIHYTAPYKGEETYQPVKTEQYIKAEISKDGTTNLLVRETYLEPKEQIELMKLQINLMGAENVTNMILQNYLQGMAAQGITVEDANASILGLDKEGPLTIEANYVLKNFTKLVNGTYEYSFDPTLLNPSQLGYRAQNEINQSLRIEFILPPEAEIVEVPENISKEVKGNRYTLLTKIEGNKILITANVFVRYGAPFEDIQSLLGNVTRAYIKYRLPSEENKINLTTPQIAGIAGAAVLIGIALFMLKKR; this is encoded by the coding sequence ATGAAAAAGTTAGGAAGTTTTTTAATAATTCTCCTTCTAGGCCTTTCTTTTGTCCAAGCAGAGACTGTGGATTACTATAAAGAAGAATTTACGCTCAAAGTTAAGGTGCTTCAAAACGGGGATGCTCAAATAACTGTAATGACTTCTATCCTAGGGCCTAAGGACAAGATACAAGAAGAGATCGCAAGTATATTAAACCAAACAAACATGAGTGAAGAAGAAGCAATAGCAAAGTTCGAAAAAGAGCAGCTGGACAACTACATTGCCAGTTTAGCAAATGCAGGAATAAGGACTAAAAACCAAACGTTCAAACTGGTTAGCATTAAGGAGGACAACTTCACGGTAGTTTTTACAGCGTATGCAGAGAAGTTTGCCAAGTACTATTCATATGATGACTACTGGGAAATAGTAGTGGATCCAACTAGAGGATATGGAACAATGCCAGTTCCAGACACTGGACTGCCTCAAAAAATAGAACTCCATAACTTATTTATTATAGAGCTTCCGGAAGGAGCAGAGCTGGTTGAATACCCCCAAGCATACACAAAGGAATTTGGACAAAGCAAATTCTACGTAAGGTCAAAAGTTAAAGGGAATAAAATTATCGTAAGCTCCGATATTTACTTGGAAGAAAACCTATCTCCAGACGGATTCAGGGCGCTCTTCGGGGACTACAATGCGTTTTATATTCATTACACAGCCCCCTACAAAGGGGAGGAAACGTATCAACCTGTAAAAACTGAGCAGTATATAAAAGCAGAGATTTCAAAGGATGGAACTACCAACCTTCTTGTAAGGGAAACATACCTTGAGCCAAAGGAGCAAATAGAACTCATGAAGCTTCAAATAAACCTTATGGGAGCCGAGAATGTTACCAACATGATCCTCCAAAACTACCTCCAAGGAATGGCAGCTCAAGGAATAACCGTGGAGGATGCAAATGCAAGCATATTGGGCTTGGATAAAGAGGGACCCTTGACAATAGAAGCCAACTATGTCTTGAAGAACTTCACTAAGTTAGTAAACGGAACCTACGAATATTCCTTTGATCCAACACTTCTGAATCCCTCACAGCTGGGCTACAGAGCCCAAAACGAGATAAATCAGAGCCTAAGAATTGAATTTATTCTTCCACCAGAAGCGGAAATTGTTGAAGTTCCAGAGAATATAAGCAAGGAAGTCAAGGGGAACAGATACACTCTCTTAACAAAAATAGAAGGAAACAAAATTTTGATAACAGCAAACGTTTTCGTCAGATACGGTGCCCCCTTTGAGGACATACAGTCCCTTTTAGGGAACGTTACAAGGGCGTACATCAAGTATAGGCTACCATCAGAAGAAAACAAAATAAACTTAACAACCCCTCAGATAGCCGGAATAGCAGGAGCGGCAGTTTTAATAGGCATTGCCCTTTTCATGTTAAAGAAGAGGTAG
- a CDS encoding dicarboxylate/amino acid:cation symporter yields the protein MGLLKSYLEYPILRKIFIGLILGAVYGLIVGAIGHPGAATAIKPLGDLFVRLLKMLVMPIVLASLVVGAASISPARLGRVGVKIVVYYLVTSAFAVFIGLIMANLFKPGLGLQLGAGEGKAIQAQAPSLVQTLLNIVPTNPFASLASGAVLPTIFFAIVLGIALSYLMNSENERIKNSATTLYNAFDGLAEAMYKIVRGVMQYAPIGVFALIAYIMATQGVKVVGPLAKVTVAVYLGLTIQIVVVYGLLLKIFGLDLVKFLSKAKDAMVTAFVTRSSSGTLPVTMRVAEENMGVPRSIYSFTLPLGATINMDGTALYQGVCAMFIAYAIGQPLPFSQQLVIVITAVLASIGTAGVPGAGAIMLAMVLESVGLHLEPGTPVALAYAMILGIDAILDMGRTMVNVTGDLAGTTIVAKTEGELDESKW from the coding sequence ATGGGGCTCCTAAAAAGCTATCTTGAATACCCAATTTTGAGAAAAATATTTATCGGACTGATTTTAGGTGCAGTGTACGGGTTGATAGTAGGAGCCATTGGACACCCAGGAGCAGCAACTGCAATAAAACCTCTCGGAGACCTCTTTGTTAGGCTCTTAAAGATGTTAGTGATGCCAATAGTTCTAGCTTCACTGGTCGTCGGTGCAGCAAGCATAAGTCCAGCAAGACTCGGAAGAGTGGGTGTAAAGATAGTGGTCTACTACTTGGTAACATCAGCCTTTGCAGTGTTCATAGGACTTATAATGGCCAACCTCTTCAAGCCCGGCCTTGGACTACAACTCGGAGCAGGAGAAGGAAAGGCAATACAGGCACAGGCACCTTCTCTTGTGCAGACCCTCCTAAACATCGTGCCCACAAATCCCTTTGCATCCCTTGCAAGTGGTGCAGTCTTACCAACGATATTCTTCGCCATTGTCTTGGGAATAGCCCTTAGCTATCTCATGAACAGCGAAAATGAGAGAATTAAAAATTCAGCAACAACACTCTACAATGCTTTTGATGGATTAGCGGAAGCGATGTACAAGATCGTTAGAGGAGTTATGCAGTACGCCCCAATAGGTGTATTCGCCTTAATAGCCTACATCATGGCAACCCAAGGGGTAAAAGTCGTCGGACCTCTGGCAAAAGTTACAGTAGCAGTATACCTAGGCTTGACAATTCAGATAGTGGTTGTCTATGGACTCCTCCTTAAGATATTCGGCTTAGACTTAGTCAAGTTCCTCAGCAAGGCTAAGGACGCTATGGTAACAGCATTCGTCACAAGAAGCTCAAGCGGTACCTTACCGGTAACAATGCGTGTTGCAGAAGAGAACATGGGCGTGCCGAGAAGTATTTATTCATTTACCCTCCCACTAGGTGCTACAATTAACATGGACGGAACTGCTCTATACCAAGGTGTTTGTGCAATGTTCATTGCCTACGCAATTGGACAGCCCTTACCATTTAGCCAGCAGTTAGTGATAGTAATCACGGCAGTTCTGGCTTCAATTGGAACCGCTGGTGTGCCTGGAGCTGGAGCAATAATGCTCGCAATGGTCTTGGAGAGCGTCGGACTGCACCTAGAGCCAGGAACTCCCGTTGCCTTGGCTTACGCAATGATACTCGGAATTGATGCTATCCTCGACATGGGCAGAACAATGGTTAACGTTACCGGTGACCTAGCAGGAACAACAATAGTCGCAAAAACTGAGGGAGAACTTGACGAGAGTAAGTGGTGA
- a CDS encoding biotin--[acetyl-CoA-carboxylase] ligase, whose amino-acid sequence MLGLNTKNIGKKVIYFQEIDSTNEYAKRIALDEEEGTIIVADTQKSGYGRKFRMWASPRGGLWMSVILKPKTTPDHIVKIVFLGAIAVVETLERFGIDARIKWPNDVLVNEKKICGILAEGSFSEREVYYIVLGIGLNVNNPIPEELLSTSTSISNVLGVQIPTEEIFKTIVDRLEYWYEEFLRGNDEKILQKWREKALLNRDVKVIREEGEIRGKALDIDDLGALILELEDGRKEKILYGDVSLRFE is encoded by the coding sequence ATGCTCGGCCTTAACACTAAAAACATTGGAAAGAAAGTGATATACTTTCAGGAAATAGATTCAACCAACGAATATGCTAAGAGAATAGCCCTTGATGAAGAGGAAGGAACCATAATAGTGGCTGATACTCAAAAAAGTGGCTATGGTAGGAAGTTTAGGATGTGGGCATCTCCCAGGGGCGGGCTGTGGATGAGTGTGATATTAAAACCAAAAACTACCCCTGATCATATAGTTAAAATAGTTTTTCTTGGAGCAATAGCCGTTGTTGAAACCCTAGAAAGATTTGGAATAGATGCTAGGATAAAATGGCCCAATGATGTCCTTGTAAATGAAAAAAAGATATGTGGTATCTTAGCAGAGGGGAGTTTTTCAGAAAGGGAGGTTTACTACATAGTACTAGGCATTGGGCTAAACGTCAATAACCCAATTCCGGAAGAACTCTTAAGCACCTCAACATCAATAAGTAATGTTCTAGGAGTGCAAATTCCCACAGAGGAGATATTTAAAACCATTGTAGACCGGTTGGAGTACTGGTACGAGGAGTTTCTACGTGGGAATGACGAGAAAATACTGCAAAAGTGGAGAGAGAAAGCACTTCTAAACAGAGATGTCAAAGTAATAAGAGAAGAGGGCGAGATTAGGGGGAAAGCTTTAGACATTGATGATCTTGGCGCGTTAATCTTGGAGCTTGAGGACGGAAGAAAAGAAAAAATTCTTTATGGGGATGTCTCATTAAGGTTCGAATAA
- the fba gene encoding class I fructose-bisphosphate aldolase, whose amino-acid sequence MEAYNNIGIRRRLRRFFRRDGRALIFAMDHGFEHGPTDFEENWEHINPKIIIRKVVRAGIDGVMMLPGIARISGEELVGKDVGLMVKLTSKTELRPKEEWLMQDQLGFVEDAIKLGADAVAATVYWGSPYEGAMMRQFAEIASYAHDLGYPVVQFAYPRGPYINEKYGKKEDYRVVMYGARAAAEMGADMIKTYWTGSRETFAKVVDAASGVPVLLSGGAKTDNPLDFLKLVWEVIEAGGSGAVVGRNIFQRENPEPMIRALLRVIHRNEDPEEAAKAEGLI is encoded by the coding sequence ATGGAAGCATACAACAACATTGGGATTAGGAGGAGACTTAGGAGGTTTTTTAGAAGGGATGGGAGGGCTTTGATTTTTGCAATGGATCATGGATTTGAACATGGGCCAACTGATTTTGAAGAAAACTGGGAACACATCAATCCAAAAATCATAATTCGAAAAGTTGTCAGAGCTGGGATAGATGGAGTAATGATGCTCCCAGGAATAGCGAGAATATCTGGAGAAGAGCTTGTTGGTAAGGATGTCGGTTTGATGGTAAAACTTACCAGCAAAACAGAGCTCAGACCAAAGGAAGAGTGGCTTATGCAAGATCAGCTCGGGTTTGTTGAAGATGCGATTAAACTTGGAGCCGATGCCGTAGCAGCAACGGTTTACTGGGGAAGTCCATATGAGGGAGCAATGATGAGACAGTTTGCGGAGATAGCAAGCTACGCTCACGATTTAGGTTACCCCGTTGTGCAGTTTGCCTATCCTAGGGGACCATACATTAATGAAAAATACGGCAAGAAAGAGGACTATAGAGTTGTTATGTATGGAGCAAGGGCTGCTGCAGAGATGGGAGCAGATATGATTAAAACTTACTGGACTGGGTCAAGGGAAACATTTGCCAAAGTTGTTGACGCCGCTTCAGGCGTTCCGGTTCTCTTAAGTGGTGGAGCGAAGACAGATAATCCTCTGGATTTCTTAAAGCTCGTCTGGGAAGTTATTGAAGCTGGAGGAAGCGGAGCAGTTGTTGGAAGAAATATATTTCAGAGAGAAAATCCGGAGCCGATGATTAGAGCACTGTTGAGGGTAATCCACAGAAATGAAGATCCAGAAGAGGCCGCAAAGGCTGAAGGGTTAATTTGA
- the oadA gene encoding sodium-extruding oxaloacetate decarboxylase subunit alpha, with product MVEIIDTTFRDAHQSLIATRLSTRDMLPIAEKMDKVGFYSMEVWGGATFDAALRFLREDPWERLKLLREHIKRTKLQMLLRGQNVVGYRHYPDDVVEKFVELAYKNGIDIFRVFDALNDVRNMKTAIKKAKEVGAEVQGAISYTTGKIFTLEYYLQKVDELIELDVDYITIKDMAALLDPQMAYELVKEIKDRYGVKVNVHTHATSGLASATYLKAVEAGADFIDTAIYPLANGTAQPAIQSIYYSLKSEDKPKVDMKLIFEISKYLRRILEEKYEHLMNKRALHGDPNVLIHQIPGGMYSNLISQLREMKALDKLDEVLEEVPRVREELGYPPLVTPTSQIVGTQAVFNVLFGRYKMITEETKNYVKGLYGRPPAPIKEEIKKLILGDEEPITVRPADLLEPMLEKARKELEEKGYLEKEEDVVTYCLFPQVALEFFELRKQGKLKPVEEKPKGKVIKVYVGGREYEVGVEGVNLEGLFISAYVPSEAPTLAQAPSAPAPATASAPVSAPSASVGVPSAPAAVGENVVSAPMPGKILRVLVREGDQVRVGQGLLILEAMKMENEIPSPRDGVVKRILVKEGDTVDTGQPLIELT from the coding sequence ATGGTTGAGATAATTGATACCACATTTAGGGATGCTCACCAGTCACTTATTGCTACAAGACTATCAACAAGGGATATGCTTCCAATAGCCGAAAAAATGGACAAAGTCGGCTTTTACTCTATGGAAGTATGGGGCGGAGCAACTTTTGATGCAGCTCTAAGGTTCCTAAGAGAAGACCCTTGGGAGAGATTAAAGCTTTTAAGGGAGCACATAAAGAGAACAAAACTTCAAATGCTGCTTAGAGGACAAAACGTTGTTGGCTACAGGCATTATCCAGATGATGTAGTGGAAAAATTCGTTGAACTTGCTTACAAAAATGGAATTGACATCTTTAGGGTCTTTGATGCCTTAAATGACGTTAGGAATATGAAAACCGCAATCAAAAAGGCCAAGGAAGTGGGGGCTGAAGTTCAAGGAGCAATAAGTTACACTACCGGGAAGATATTCACTTTAGAGTATTACCTCCAGAAAGTTGATGAGCTAATTGAGCTGGATGTTGATTATATCACAATCAAGGATATGGCTGCTCTTTTGGATCCCCAAATGGCCTATGAACTTGTGAAGGAGATCAAAGACCGCTATGGGGTAAAGGTCAATGTTCACACTCACGCAACAAGCGGTCTAGCCTCAGCAACCTACTTAAAAGCAGTTGAGGCTGGAGCAGATTTTATAGACACGGCAATTTATCCTTTAGCGAATGGTACAGCTCAGCCTGCAATTCAGAGCATCTATTACTCTTTAAAAAGCGAAGACAAGCCTAAAGTTGATATGAAGCTGATTTTTGAAATCTCTAAGTATCTGCGGAGGATTCTTGAAGAAAAATATGAGCACCTAATGAACAAGAGGGCTCTCCATGGAGATCCAAACGTTCTAATTCACCAAATTCCCGGCGGTATGTATTCAAACCTTATCTCCCAGCTCAGAGAAATGAAGGCTCTCGATAAGCTTGATGAAGTTCTAGAGGAAGTACCGAGAGTTAGGGAGGAACTCGGCTATCCACCTTTAGTAACGCCAACTTCTCAGATAGTTGGCACTCAGGCAGTGTTCAACGTTCTGTTTGGAAGGTATAAGATGATAACCGAGGAAACAAAGAACTACGTAAAAGGTCTCTACGGCAGACCCCCTGCTCCAATAAAAGAGGAAATTAAGAAGCTTATCCTTGGAGATGAAGAGCCGATAACTGTTAGACCTGCCGATTTACTTGAACCGATGCTTGAGAAAGCGAGAAAAGAACTTGAGGAAAAGGGTTACCTTGAGAAGGAAGAAGATGTGGTGACTTACTGCCTCTTCCCACAGGTAGCTTTGGAGTTCTTTGAACTTAGAAAGCAAGGGAAGCTCAAGCCAGTAGAAGAGAAGCCCAAGGGTAAAGTGATAAAGGTCTATGTGGGTGGAAGAGAATATGAAGTTGGAGTTGAAGGGGTAAATCTTGAGGGGTTGTTTATTTCGGCTTATGTCCCTTCTGAAGCTCCTACTCTTGCTCAGGCTCCTTCAGCACCAGCTCCAGCAACAGCTTCTGCTCCGGTATCGGCTCCTTCTGCTTCGGTTGGGGTTCCTTCAGCTCCAGCAGCCGTTGGTGAGAATGTGGTTTCTGCGCCTATGCCTGGTAAGATTCTTAGGGTTTTGGTTAGGGAGGGTGATCAGGTTAGGGTTGGTCAGGGGTTGCTTATTTTAGAGGCTATGAAGATGGAGAATGAGATTCCTTCGCCTAGGGATGGTGTTGTGAAGAGAATTCTTGTTAAGGAAGGAGACACCGTCGACACCGGCCAACCACTAATAGAACTCACTTAA
- a CDS encoding carbon starvation CstA family protein, producing the protein MNSAVIILAAAIIYVAMYFTYGKSLQSKVVKADPNRPTPAHKLYDGVDYVPAHPVVLYGHHFASIAGAGPIVGPAVAMAWGWIPSLLWVWFGNVFIGAVHDYLALMASVRYDGKSIQWIAGKIMSKRTGIAFEVYIWFALLLVVAAFVAVTARLLVLTPQAATATLLFLLVAIILGWMMYKMNVNFYVATVIGLILLVVAVWIGFKNPLILVPGQTDATSAAYTQAYHYWNIILMIYIIVASSLPVWVLLQPRDYLNAYILWFGLLIGGIAFIALAKPFEAPGFTMFSANVVGGQPSPFWPTVPLVIACGALSGFHSIVGSGTSSKQLDKEIHGLLVGYGGMFTEGFLSTIVITAIAVYGVKLTGLSANAVEWGTQYIAKGGLGTFIGGYAQGLADMYGIDVTLGKTFATLWVSAFTLTSLDTATRLGRFAWQEVFGMVTDTSQGIWKTITNKWVASIVIAVLGTWMAWGAGYKVLWPAFAGMNQLLASIAMMTAALWAYKIQKAGSWSYAVLIPALFLWITVTAGLIWYIAVVPLKGSTLIAVKGSLLVGLVLNFLLAYDFYLAWKRPAEEYEAAPA; encoded by the coding sequence ATGAACTCGGCAGTTATTATACTGGCGGCCGCAATTATATATGTGGCCATGTATTTTACTTATGGAAAGAGCCTACAAAGCAAAGTTGTCAAAGCAGACCCAAACAGGCCAACACCAGCACACAAGCTTTATGACGGTGTCGACTACGTTCCAGCACACCCAGTAGTTCTTTATGGGCACCACTTCGCAAGTATTGCTGGAGCAGGGCCAATAGTTGGTCCAGCTGTGGCAATGGCGTGGGGATGGATACCATCGTTGCTTTGGGTATGGTTTGGAAACGTCTTCATTGGAGCAGTGCACGATTACTTAGCTTTGATGGCTTCAGTGAGATACGATGGTAAGTCAATACAGTGGATTGCTGGAAAGATAATGAGCAAGAGAACTGGAATCGCATTTGAAGTTTACATATGGTTTGCCCTGCTCTTAGTGGTTGCAGCGTTTGTAGCTGTTACAGCAAGACTGTTGGTCTTGACTCCACAAGCCGCAACAGCAACACTGTTGTTCCTCCTAGTGGCAATCATTCTAGGATGGATGATGTACAAGATGAACGTGAACTTCTATGTTGCGACGGTTATAGGCTTAATACTCCTTGTTGTTGCAGTATGGATTGGCTTTAAGAACCCATTAATTCTCGTCCCAGGACAGACAGACGCAACAAGTGCTGCTTACACTCAAGCATACCACTACTGGAACATTATATTGATGATTTACATCATTGTGGCATCTTCACTGCCGGTATGGGTGCTCCTCCAGCCCAGAGATTACTTAAACGCTTATATCCTCTGGTTCGGACTCCTAATCGGAGGTATAGCATTCATAGCCCTTGCAAAGCCATTTGAAGCTCCAGGATTTACAATGTTCTCAGCGAACGTTGTCGGTGGACAGCCATCACCGTTCTGGCCTACGGTTCCATTGGTCATTGCATGTGGTGCTTTGAGCGGTTTCCACTCCATAGTTGGTTCTGGAACATCATCGAAGCAGCTTGACAAAGAGATTCATGGATTACTCGTTGGCTACGGTGGAATGTTCACTGAGGGATTCCTTTCAACGATAGTCATTACAGCTATAGCTGTTTACGGTGTTAAGCTCACCGGACTAAGCGCAAATGCAGTAGAATGGGGAACCCAATACATAGCCAAGGGTGGACTTGGCACTTTCATCGGAGGTTATGCTCAAGGACTTGCCGACATGTACGGAATAGACGTCACACTTGGAAAGACATTTGCGACCCTTTGGGTTTCAGCGTTCACATTGACCTCTCTTGACACTGCCACAAGGCTTGGAAGGTTTGCATGGCAAGAAGTCTTTGGAATGGTAACCGATACAAGCCAAGGAATATGGAAGACCATCACAAACAAGTGGGTTGCTTCGATAGTAATCGCGGTACTTGGAACTTGGATGGCATGGGGTGCTGGATACAAGGTGCTTTGGCCAGCATTTGCCGGTATGAACCAGCTATTAGCTTCAATTGCAATGATGACAGCCGCTCTATGGGCTTACAAGATACAAAAAGCAGGAAGCTGGAGCTATGCCGTCTTAATTCCAGCACTCTTCTTATGGATAACAGTTACGGCAGGTCTTATATGGTACATAGCAGTAGTTCCACTCAAAGGAAGCACCTTAATAGCTGTGAAGGGTTCACTTCTAGTAGGTCTAGTGCTTAACTTCCTCCTAGCGTATGACTTCTACCTTGCCTGGAAGAGACCAGCCGAAGAATACGAGGCGGCTCCAGCGTGA
- a CDS encoding ArsA family ATPase translates to MRDYLIPKEGFRVLFFIGKGGVGKTTSSAAVSLALAKKGYKTLIVSIDPAHNLGDVFEVKLNDKPKEIAENLYAMELDMEKLIKAYLKHLEENLKHMYRYLTVINLEKYFEVLSFSPGIEEYATLEAIREILQKGNEWDVIVFDTPPTGLTLRVLALPEIALIWTEKLIEIRKKILEKRRAIENIQGERKFVIEGEEYKLPSREEEDPVMKELKQYKAEISFVRNVVTNPKKTSVIAVMNPEMLPLYETERAYEALRKFKIPFNLVVVNKVIELEEEVPRIRVKMEAQRKVLGEIGEKFRGIDIVTVPMFEEEPRGLNWLEKVGGLIVGD, encoded by the coding sequence ATGAGAGACTATTTGATTCCAAAAGAAGGATTCAGGGTCTTATTCTTCATTGGAAAGGGAGGGGTTGGAAAAACAACCAGCTCAGCTGCAGTATCGCTTGCCCTTGCAAAAAAAGGATACAAAACTCTGATAGTCTCAATAGACCCGGCCCACAACTTGGGTGATGTGTTTGAGGTAAAGCTAAACGACAAGCCGAAGGAAATAGCTGAGAACCTTTATGCAATGGAACTCGACATGGAAAAGCTCATTAAAGCCTATTTAAAGCATCTTGAGGAGAATTTAAAGCATATGTATAGGTATCTTACCGTCATAAACCTTGAGAAGTATTTTGAGGTGCTCAGTTTTTCTCCGGGTATAGAAGAATACGCTACCCTTGAGGCTATCAGAGAGATACTGCAAAAAGGGAATGAATGGGATGTCATAGTATTTGATACACCTCCAACTGGATTAACTTTGAGGGTGTTAGCCCTTCCTGAAATTGCTCTCATCTGGACAGAGAAGCTCATAGAGATAAGAAAAAAGATTTTAGAAAAGAGGAGGGCAATTGAGAACATACAGGGAGAGAGGAAGTTCGTGATTGAAGGTGAAGAGTATAAGCTTCCAAGTAGGGAGGAAGAAGATCCCGTGATGAAGGAGCTTAAGCAATATAAAGCTGAGATAAGTTTTGTTCGAAATGTTGTTACAAATCCAAAAAAGACCAGTGTTATAGCGGTGATGAATCCCGAAATGCTACCGTTGTATGAGACGGAGAGGGCTTACGAGGCTTTAAGAAAGTTCAAAATTCCCTTTAATCTGGTTGTTGTCAACAAAGTCATTGAGCTTGAGGAAGAAGTTCCAAGGATAAGGGTGAAGATGGAGGCTCAAAGAAAAGTGCTTGGAGAAATAGGAGAAAAATTCAGGGGAATAGATATCGTTACAGTACCCATGTTTGAAGAAGAGCCGAGAGGGTTAAACTGGCTTGAGAAAGTTGGAGGGTTAATAGTTGGAGATTGA
- a CDS encoding iron-sulfur cluster assembly protein, translated as MEIEEIYEELRKVKEPISGEDIVSLGIVSLIRKEDNKIIIFLGLARRTPRHPFEMAVNWAVHARIVKDIVKVLEGKVNFEIIDDMTFQRYYPIEEV; from the coding sequence TTGGAGATTGAGGAAATTTATGAGGAGCTCAGGAAGGTGAAGGAACCTATAAGCGGGGAGGATATAGTTAGTCTGGGAATTGTGAGTCTGATAAGGAAAGAAGACAACAAAATAATAATCTTCCTTGGATTGGCGAGAAGAACACCTAGGCATCCGTTTGAGATGGCGGTTAATTGGGCAGTTCATGCAAGGATAGTTAAGGATATAGTAAAGGTTTTAGAGGGAAAAGTAAACTTTGAGATAATCGATGACATGACGTTTCAAAGGTATTACCCAATAGAGGAGGTTTAA
- a CDS encoding NOL1/NOP2/sun family putative RNA methylase, protein MIERLFSLGYSKEFAERYFELWGERALKIAEAMEKPLPRCFRVNTLRIEVPRLTKMLNKKGFQFKRVPWAKEGFCLTREPFSITSTPEYLGGLLYIQEASSMYPPIALDPKPGEVVADMAAAPGGKTSYLAQLMKNEGIIYAFDVGEERLKETRLNLSRLGVTNTILFHKSSLYMGELGIKFDKILLDAPCTGSGTIHKNPERKANRTLEDVKFCQNLQMQMVRVALENLKEGGILVYSTCSLEPEENEFVIQWALDNFDIELLPLRHGEPALTAPFGIELSEELSKARRFYPDRHNTSGFFVAKIRKKS, encoded by the coding sequence ATGATAGAGAGACTTTTCAGCCTTGGATATTCAAAGGAGTTTGCGGAGAGATATTTTGAATTATGGGGTGAGAGGGCTTTAAAAATAGCTGAAGCCATGGAAAAACCCCTGCCTAGATGTTTTAGAGTCAATACCCTTCGTATTGAGGTTCCGAGACTTACCAAAATGCTGAACAAGAAGGGTTTTCAATTTAAGCGTGTTCCCTGGGCAAAAGAAGGCTTCTGCCTAACAAGGGAGCCTTTTTCCATAACTTCTACTCCGGAATATCTTGGTGGTCTGCTTTATATCCAAGAGGCGTCTTCTATGTATCCTCCAATAGCCTTAGACCCAAAACCGGGAGAAGTTGTTGCGGATATGGCAGCTGCTCCGGGTGGTAAAACCTCCTACCTCGCCCAGCTCATGAAAAATGAAGGAATTATATATGCATTCGATGTTGGAGAGGAGAGGCTCAAGGAAACAAGGCTAAATCTCTCTCGGCTTGGAGTTACAAACACAATTCTCTTCCACAAAAGCTCCCTTTATATGGGAGAATTGGGAATTAAGTTTGATAAAATTCTCCTTGATGCTCCCTGCACGGGTTCAGGAACAATTCACAAAAATCCAGAGAGAAAGGCGAACAGAACGCTAGAAGATGTAAAATTCTGTCAGAATCTCCAAATGCAAATGGTAAGAGTTGCTTTGGAGAATCTCAAGGAAGGGGGCATTTTGGTTTATTCCACCTGTTCTTTAGAGCCGGAAGAGAATGAATTTGTTATTCAGTGGGCTCTGGACAACTTTGACATTGAGCTTCTCCCTCTTAGACATGGCGAACCTGCCTTAACGGCACCATTTGGGATAGAGCTTAGTGAGGAGCTCAGCAAGGCGAGAAGGTTCTATCCAGATAGGCATAATACAAGTGGATTTTTCGTTGCAAAAATAAGGAAGAAAAGCTAA
- a CDS encoding metallophosphoesterase family protein translates to MRLNLPSFLRRRGLPKELLESKEAKIMHISDTPDNIYPFILNLIEKSRPEYIVHTGDLVDNIKLERKPELKERYAERVKELLDILENSGAEVYIVPGNEDSEEVLKKLVRKARIVKPGEVVKVDEVKLALAHDLSQLNPPKDVDFILYGHNFRNIKHGLNGLLNVNFILLGSKKVVRVKYPDGTNFERGYKLMRGL, encoded by the coding sequence ATGAGGTTAAACTTACCCAGCTTTTTAAGAAGAAGAGGGCTTCCAAAAGAATTACTGGAGAGTAAAGAGGCCAAGATAATGCACATAAGCGACACTCCGGACAATATATATCCTTTCATCTTAAACCTAATAGAAAAAAGCAGACCGGAGTATATTGTTCATACTGGAGACCTTGTGGACAACATAAAACTTGAAAGAAAGCCCGAATTAAAGGAAAGGTATGCAGAAAGGGTAAAAGAGCTATTAGATATACTTGAGAATTCCGGAGCTGAGGTATACATTGTTCCGGGAAATGAGGATAGTGAGGAAGTACTCAAAAAACTCGTCAGAAAAGCTCGAATAGTAAAGCCCGGAGAGGTCGTTAAGGTAGATGAAGTAAAGCTTGCCTTAGCACATGATCTCAGTCAGCTAAATCCTCCCAAAGATGTTGATTTCATTCTCTACGGACATAACTTCAGGAATATCAAGCATGGATTGAATGGACTTTTAAATGTGAACTTCATCCTTTTGGGGAGTAAGAAAGTTGTTAGGGTCAAATATCCCGATGGGACAAATTTTGAAAGGGGATATAAGTTAATGAGGGGATTGTGA